From the Phyllopteryx taeniolatus isolate TA_2022b chromosome 16, UOR_Ptae_1.2, whole genome shotgun sequence genome, one window contains:
- the baiap2l1b gene encoding brain-specific angiogenesis inhibitor 1-associated protein 2-like protein 1b isoform X1: MSRSAEEVNKLTESTYKNVMEQFNPGLRNLVNLGKNYEKSVAAMTLAGRLYFDAMAKIGESAVVSPVSRELGTVLIGISEVHRKVFWEWEDNFKSFHGEILTELERKTDMDVKYMTATFKRYQAEHKVKQDSVEKSQADLKRLRRKSQGKNAGKYENKESECVETLTGRQTDMRLFIADGCREALLEEKRRFCFLVDKHCLFSYQMASLHDKARDILMAKLSGWQDRCNDAADMPESVVTMIEGLRTPVSITPLPSPSPSRHSLNVSAPPAPSQKAHVSPLANMFAPDDESAGRAAASRNDAGSTRGEPSFLPPHGDVLPILPSRQSTRATGRTTRPGPCRWPRASTTWRNGRGFAPSSLTRAATTTPCSASTRATSSSCSSRKRRTAGCTAKWRRTENEPDQRHLQTDARLPGGRQPVFHRATPSDRHRRPLGPGRLIFWPHARKYLRVLRELSRDRKSSTCVWERPRRHGDDVHARTCEKTLRMLLLIFHMTLARMFFGLCFIFAVATETRRRSRHLQAGPDSYACRTSSLRIKDMEKNAVFRILEFQLKACILVKQFIVLVEQLGLNCNIFFHY, encoded by the exons ATGTCGAGGAGCGCGGAGGAGGTGAACAAGCTGACTGAAAGTACATACAAG AATGTGATGGAGCAGTTCAACCCAGGTCTGAGGAACCTGGTCAACCTGGGGAAGAACTACGAGAAATCCGTGGCAG CAATGACCTTGGCAGGAAGGTTGTACTTCGATGCCATGGCGAAAATTGGCGAGAGTGCCGTGGTGTCTCCCGTGTCCAGAGAATTAG GGACGGTGCTGATTGGAATCTCGGAAGTCCACCGGAAAgttttttgggagtgggaggaCAAT TTTAAGAGCTTCCACGGGGAGATCCTAACAGAGCTGGAGAGAAAGACGGACATGGACGTGAAGTACATGACG gcCACGTTTAAAAGGTACCAGGCGGAGCACAAGGTGAAGCAGGACTCTGTGGAGAAATCGCAGGCGGACCTGAAGAGGCTGAGGAGGAAGAGCCAGGGCAAGAACGCCGGCAAGTACGAGAACAAAGAGAGCGAG TGCGTGGAGACGCTGACCGGCCGGCAAACGGACATGCGGCTGTTCATCGCCGACGGCTGCAGAGAGGCGCTGCTGGAGGAGAAGAGACGCTTCTGCTTCCTGGTGGACAAACACTGCCTGTTTTCCTACCAGATGGCCTCGCTTCACGACAAG GCAAGAGACATCCTGATGGCGAAGCTGAGCGGCTGGCAGGACCGCTGCAACGACGCCGCCGACATGCCCGAGAGCGTCGTGACCATGATAGAGGGACTGCGCACGCCCGTCTCCATAACGCCGCTGCCCTCGCCCAGCCCCTCGCGGCACAGTTTG AACGTCTCGGCTCCGCCCGCTCCGTCTCAGAAGGCTCACGTCAGCCCGCTAGCGAACATGTTCGCTCCGGACGACGAGAGCGCCGGCCGAGCCGCAGCGAGCCGCAACGACGCAGGTAGTACTCGCGGCGAGCCGTCTTTCCTACCGCCTCACGGTGACGTGCTTCCGATTCTTCCCTCCCGCCAGAGCACGAGAGCAACGGGGCGAACAACCCGGCCAGGTCCGTGTCGGTGGCCGCGGGCCTCAACAACGTGGCGAAACGGCCGCGGGTTCGCACCGTCTTCCCTCACACGGGCGGCGACAACAACACCCTGCTCAGCTTCGACGAGGGCGACGTCATCGTCCTGCTCGTCCCGGAAGAGAAGGACGGCTGGATGTACGGCGAAATGGAGAAGAACGGAAA ACGAACCAGACCAACGGCATCTCCAGACCGACGCCCGCCTACCTGGC GGGCGGCAACCCGTTTTCCACCGTGCGACTCCGTCCGACCGTCACCGACGACCGCTCGGCCCCGGTCGTCTGATCTTCTGGCCGCACGCGCGGAAGTATCTCCGAGTACTTCGGGAGCTTTCGCGGGACCGGAAATCTTCGACGTGCGTTTGGGAACGGCCACGTCGCCACGGCGACGACGTGCACGCGAGGACCTGTGAAAAAACTCTGCGAATGTTGTTGCTCATTTTTCACATGACACTTGCGAGGATGTTTTTTgggctttgttttatttttgctgttgcCACGGAGACGAGGAGACGCTCACGGCACCTTCAGGCTGGGCCCGACTCGTATGCGTGTCGCACTAGTAGCCTTCGTATCAAggatatggaaaaaaatgcagtgttCCGTATCCTTGAATTCCAGCTTAAAGCCTGCATACTAGTAAAACAGTTCATcgtactagtagaacaactgggacttaattgtaacatttttttccactactag
- the baiap2l1b gene encoding brain-specific angiogenesis inhibitor 1-associated protein 2-like protein 1b isoform X3, with translation MSRSAEEVNKLTESTYKNVMEQFNPGLRNLVNLGKNYEKSVAAMTLAGRLYFDAMAKIGESAVVSPVSRELGTVLIGISEVHRKVFWEWEDNFKSFHGEILTELERKTDMDVKYMTATFKRYQAEHKVKQDSVEKSQADLKRLRRKSQGKNAGKYENKESECVETLTGRQTDMRLFIADGCREALLEEKRRFCFLVDKHCLFSYQMASLHDKARDILMAKLSGWQDRCNDAADMPESVVTMIEGLRTPVSITPLPSPSPSRHSLEGLVPFVLLPRVLGAAGQRRQRRAGGAVPQPERRRPAPPGHGNGRGRRDPAPGGLRRRGPPPAVRRHLRRRPRSPAPLPGALRRLLFVVRSPHDEPDQRHLQTDARLPGGRQPVFHRATPSDRHRRPLGPGRLIFWPHARKYLRVLRELSRDRKSSTCVWERPRRHGDDVHARTCEKTLRMLLLIFHMTLARMFFGLCFIFAVATETRRRSRHLQAGPDSYACRTSSLRIKDMEKNAVFRILEFQLKACILVKQFIVLVEQLGLNCNIFFHY, from the exons ATGTCGAGGAGCGCGGAGGAGGTGAACAAGCTGACTGAAAGTACATACAAG AATGTGATGGAGCAGTTCAACCCAGGTCTGAGGAACCTGGTCAACCTGGGGAAGAACTACGAGAAATCCGTGGCAG CAATGACCTTGGCAGGAAGGTTGTACTTCGATGCCATGGCGAAAATTGGCGAGAGTGCCGTGGTGTCTCCCGTGTCCAGAGAATTAG GGACGGTGCTGATTGGAATCTCGGAAGTCCACCGGAAAgttttttgggagtgggaggaCAAT TTTAAGAGCTTCCACGGGGAGATCCTAACAGAGCTGGAGAGAAAGACGGACATGGACGTGAAGTACATGACG gcCACGTTTAAAAGGTACCAGGCGGAGCACAAGGTGAAGCAGGACTCTGTGGAGAAATCGCAGGCGGACCTGAAGAGGCTGAGGAGGAAGAGCCAGGGCAAGAACGCCGGCAAGTACGAGAACAAAGAGAGCGAG TGCGTGGAGACGCTGACCGGCCGGCAAACGGACATGCGGCTGTTCATCGCCGACGGCTGCAGAGAGGCGCTGCTGGAGGAGAAGAGACGCTTCTGCTTCCTGGTGGACAAACACTGCCTGTTTTCCTACCAGATGGCCTCGCTTCACGACAAG GCAAGAGACATCCTGATGGCGAAGCTGAGCGGCTGGCAGGACCGCTGCAACGACGCCGCCGACATGCCCGAGAGCGTCGTGACCATGATAGAGGGACTGCGCACGCCCGTCTCCATAACGCCGCTGCCCTCGCCCAGCCCCTCGCGGCACAGTTTG GAGGGGCTGGTTCCCTTCGTCTTACTGCCGCGCGTTCTCGGAGCCGCGGGTCAACGACGGCAACGG CGTGCCGGCGGCGCCGTACCGCAGCCGGAGCGTCGTCGACCTGCACCACCAGGACACGGAAACGGACGAGGCCGCCGTGATCCTGCCCCCGGAGGACTACGCCGACGGGGTCCGCCGCCCGCCGTCCGCCGGCACCTTCGCCGCCGGCCGCGATCACCGGCGCCGCTCCCCGGCGCCCTCCGCCGTCTCCTCTTCGTCGTCCGATCGCCACACG ACGAACCAGACCAACGGCATCTCCAGACCGACGCCCGCCTACCTGGC GGGCGGCAACCCGTTTTCCACCGTGCGACTCCGTCCGACCGTCACCGACGACCGCTCGGCCCCGGTCGTCTGATCTTCTGGCCGCACGCGCGGAAGTATCTCCGAGTACTTCGGGAGCTTTCGCGGGACCGGAAATCTTCGACGTGCGTTTGGGAACGGCCACGTCGCCACGGCGACGACGTGCACGCGAGGACCTGTGAAAAAACTCTGCGAATGTTGTTGCTCATTTTTCACATGACACTTGCGAGGATGTTTTTTgggctttgttttatttttgctgttgcCACGGAGACGAGGAGACGCTCACGGCACCTTCAGGCTGGGCCCGACTCGTATGCGTGTCGCACTAGTAGCCTTCGTATCAAggatatggaaaaaaatgcagtgttCCGTATCCTTGAATTCCAGCTTAAAGCCTGCATACTAGTAAAACAGTTCATcgtactagtagaacaactgggacttaattgtaacatttttttccactactag
- the baiap2l1b gene encoding brain-specific angiogenesis inhibitor 1-associated protein 2-like protein 1b isoform X7, with amino-acid sequence MSRSAEEVNKLTESTYKNVMEQFNPGLRNLVNLGKNYEKSVAAMTLAGRLYFDAMAKIGESAVVSPVSRELGTVLIGISEVHRKVFWEWEDNFKSFHGEILTELERKTDMDVKYMTATFKRYQAEHKVKQDSVEKSQADLKRLRRKSQGKNAGKYENKESECVETLTGRQTDMRLFIADGCREALLEEKRRFCFLVDKHCLFSYQMASLHDKARDILMAKLSGWQDRCNDAADMPESVVTMIEGLRTPVSITPLPSPSPSRHSLNVSAPPAPSQKAHVSPLANMFAPDDESAGRAAASRNDAEHESNGANNPARSVSVAAGLNNVAKRPRVRTVFPHTGGDNNTLLSFDEGDVIVLLVPEEKDGWMYGEMEKNGKRGWFPSSYCRAFSEPRVNDGNGVPAAPYRSRSVVDLHHQDTETDEAAVILPPEDYADGVRRPPSAGTFAAGRDHRRRSPAPSAVSSSSSDRHTTNQTNGISRPTPAYLAGGNPFSTVRLRPTVTDDRSAPVV; translated from the exons ATGTCGAGGAGCGCGGAGGAGGTGAACAAGCTGACTGAAAGTACATACAAG AATGTGATGGAGCAGTTCAACCCAGGTCTGAGGAACCTGGTCAACCTGGGGAAGAACTACGAGAAATCCGTGGCAG CAATGACCTTGGCAGGAAGGTTGTACTTCGATGCCATGGCGAAAATTGGCGAGAGTGCCGTGGTGTCTCCCGTGTCCAGAGAATTAG GGACGGTGCTGATTGGAATCTCGGAAGTCCACCGGAAAgttttttgggagtgggaggaCAAT TTTAAGAGCTTCCACGGGGAGATCCTAACAGAGCTGGAGAGAAAGACGGACATGGACGTGAAGTACATGACG gcCACGTTTAAAAGGTACCAGGCGGAGCACAAGGTGAAGCAGGACTCTGTGGAGAAATCGCAGGCGGACCTGAAGAGGCTGAGGAGGAAGAGCCAGGGCAAGAACGCCGGCAAGTACGAGAACAAAGAGAGCGAG TGCGTGGAGACGCTGACCGGCCGGCAAACGGACATGCGGCTGTTCATCGCCGACGGCTGCAGAGAGGCGCTGCTGGAGGAGAAGAGACGCTTCTGCTTCCTGGTGGACAAACACTGCCTGTTTTCCTACCAGATGGCCTCGCTTCACGACAAG GCAAGAGACATCCTGATGGCGAAGCTGAGCGGCTGGCAGGACCGCTGCAACGACGCCGCCGACATGCCCGAGAGCGTCGTGACCATGATAGAGGGACTGCGCACGCCCGTCTCCATAACGCCGCTGCCCTCGCCCAGCCCCTCGCGGCACAGTTTG AACGTCTCGGCTCCGCCCGCTCCGTCTCAGAAGGCTCACGTCAGCCCGCTAGCGAACATGTTCGCTCCGGACGACGAGAGCGCCGGCCGAGCCGCAGCGAGCCGCAACGACGCAG AGCACGAGAGCAACGGGGCGAACAACCCGGCCAGGTCCGTGTCGGTGGCCGCGGGCCTCAACAACGTGGCGAAACGGCCGCGGGTTCGCACCGTCTTCCCTCACACGGGCGGCGACAACAACACCCTGCTCAGCTTCGACGAGGGCGACGTCATCGTCCTGCTCGTCCCGGAAGAGAAGGACGGCTGGATGTACGGCGAAATGGAGAAGAACGGAAA GAGGGGCTGGTTCCCTTCGTCTTACTGCCGCGCGTTCTCGGAGCCGCGGGTCAACGACGGCAACGG CGTGCCGGCGGCGCCGTACCGCAGCCGGAGCGTCGTCGACCTGCACCACCAGGACACGGAAACGGACGAGGCCGCCGTGATCCTGCCCCCGGAGGACTACGCCGACGGGGTCCGCCGCCCGCCGTCCGCCGGCACCTTCGCCGCCGGCCGCGATCACCGGCGCCGCTCCCCGGCGCCCTCCGCCGTCTCCTCTTCGTCGTCCGATCGCCACACG ACGAACCAGACCAACGGCATCTCCAGACCGACGCCCGCCTACCTGGC GGGCGGCAACCCGTTTTCCACCGTGCGACTCCGTCCGACCGTCACCGACGACCGCTCGGCCCCGGTCGTCTGA
- the baiap2l1b gene encoding brain-specific angiogenesis inhibitor 1-associated protein 2-like protein 1b isoform X8, producing MSRSAEEVNKLTESTYKNVMEQFNPGLRNLVNLGKNYEKSVAAMTLAGRLYFDAMAKIGESAVVSPVSRELGTVLIGISEVHRKVFWEWEDNFKSFHGEILTELERKTDMDVKYMTATFKRYQAEHKVKQDSVEKSQADLKRLRRKSQGKNAGKYENKESECVETLTGRQTDMRLFIADGCREALLEEKRRFCFLVDKHCLFSYQMASLHDKARDILMAKLSGWQDRCNDAADMPESVVTMIEGLRTPVSITPLPSPSPSRHSLNVSAPPAPSQKAHVSPLANMFAPDDESAGRAAASRNDAEHESNGANNPARSVSVAAGLNNVAKRPRVRTVFPHTGGDNNTLLSFDEGDVIVLLVPEEKDGWMYGEMEKNGNVPAAPYRSRSVVDLHHQDTETDEAAVILPPEDYADGVRRPPSAGTFAAGRDHRRRSPAPSAVSSSSSDRHTTNQTNGISRPTPAYLAGGNPFSTVRLRPTVTDDRSAPVV from the exons ATGTCGAGGAGCGCGGAGGAGGTGAACAAGCTGACTGAAAGTACATACAAG AATGTGATGGAGCAGTTCAACCCAGGTCTGAGGAACCTGGTCAACCTGGGGAAGAACTACGAGAAATCCGTGGCAG CAATGACCTTGGCAGGAAGGTTGTACTTCGATGCCATGGCGAAAATTGGCGAGAGTGCCGTGGTGTCTCCCGTGTCCAGAGAATTAG GGACGGTGCTGATTGGAATCTCGGAAGTCCACCGGAAAgttttttgggagtgggaggaCAAT TTTAAGAGCTTCCACGGGGAGATCCTAACAGAGCTGGAGAGAAAGACGGACATGGACGTGAAGTACATGACG gcCACGTTTAAAAGGTACCAGGCGGAGCACAAGGTGAAGCAGGACTCTGTGGAGAAATCGCAGGCGGACCTGAAGAGGCTGAGGAGGAAGAGCCAGGGCAAGAACGCCGGCAAGTACGAGAACAAAGAGAGCGAG TGCGTGGAGACGCTGACCGGCCGGCAAACGGACATGCGGCTGTTCATCGCCGACGGCTGCAGAGAGGCGCTGCTGGAGGAGAAGAGACGCTTCTGCTTCCTGGTGGACAAACACTGCCTGTTTTCCTACCAGATGGCCTCGCTTCACGACAAG GCAAGAGACATCCTGATGGCGAAGCTGAGCGGCTGGCAGGACCGCTGCAACGACGCCGCCGACATGCCCGAGAGCGTCGTGACCATGATAGAGGGACTGCGCACGCCCGTCTCCATAACGCCGCTGCCCTCGCCCAGCCCCTCGCGGCACAGTTTG AACGTCTCGGCTCCGCCCGCTCCGTCTCAGAAGGCTCACGTCAGCCCGCTAGCGAACATGTTCGCTCCGGACGACGAGAGCGCCGGCCGAGCCGCAGCGAGCCGCAACGACGCAG AGCACGAGAGCAACGGGGCGAACAACCCGGCCAGGTCCGTGTCGGTGGCCGCGGGCCTCAACAACGTGGCGAAACGGCCGCGGGTTCGCACCGTCTTCCCTCACACGGGCGGCGACAACAACACCCTGCTCAGCTTCGACGAGGGCGACGTCATCGTCCTGCTCGTCCCGGAAGAGAAGGACGGCTGGATGTACGGCGAAATGGAGAAGAACGGAAA CGTGCCGGCGGCGCCGTACCGCAGCCGGAGCGTCGTCGACCTGCACCACCAGGACACGGAAACGGACGAGGCCGCCGTGATCCTGCCCCCGGAGGACTACGCCGACGGGGTCCGCCGCCCGCCGTCCGCCGGCACCTTCGCCGCCGGCCGCGATCACCGGCGCCGCTCCCCGGCGCCCTCCGCCGTCTCCTCTTCGTCGTCCGATCGCCACACG ACGAACCAGACCAACGGCATCTCCAGACCGACGCCCGCCTACCTGGC GGGCGGCAACCCGTTTTCCACCGTGCGACTCCGTCCGACCGTCACCGACGACCGCTCGGCCCCGGTCGTCTGA
- the baiap2l1b gene encoding brain-specific angiogenesis inhibitor 1-associated protein 2-like protein 1b isoform X2: MSRSAEEVNKLTESTYKNVMEQFNPGLRNLVNLGKNYEKSVAAMTLAGRLYFDAMAKIGESAVVSPVSRELGTVLIGISEVHRKVFWEWEDNATFKRYQAEHKVKQDSVEKSQADLKRLRRKSQGKNAGKYENKESECVETLTGRQTDMRLFIADGCREALLEEKRRFCFLVDKHCLFSYQMASLHDKARDILMAKLSGWQDRCNDAADMPESVVTMIEGLRTPVSITPLPSPSPSRHSLNVSAPPAPSQKAHVSPLANMFAPDDESAGRAAASRNDAGSTRGEPSFLPPHGDVLPILPSRQSTRATGRTTRPGPCRWPRASTTWRNGRGFAPSSLTRAATTTPCSASTRATSSSCSSRKRRTAGCTAKWRRTENEPDQRHLQTDARLPGGRQPVFHRATPSDRHRRPLGPGRLIFWPHARKYLRVLRELSRDRKSSTCVWERPRRHGDDVHARTCEKTLRMLLLIFHMTLARMFFGLCFIFAVATETRRRSRHLQAGPDSYACRTSSLRIKDMEKNAVFRILEFQLKACILVKQFIVLVEQLGLNCNIFFHY; encoded by the exons ATGTCGAGGAGCGCGGAGGAGGTGAACAAGCTGACTGAAAGTACATACAAG AATGTGATGGAGCAGTTCAACCCAGGTCTGAGGAACCTGGTCAACCTGGGGAAGAACTACGAGAAATCCGTGGCAG CAATGACCTTGGCAGGAAGGTTGTACTTCGATGCCATGGCGAAAATTGGCGAGAGTGCCGTGGTGTCTCCCGTGTCCAGAGAATTAG GGACGGTGCTGATTGGAATCTCGGAAGTCCACCGGAAAgttttttgggagtgggaggaCAAT gcCACGTTTAAAAGGTACCAGGCGGAGCACAAGGTGAAGCAGGACTCTGTGGAGAAATCGCAGGCGGACCTGAAGAGGCTGAGGAGGAAGAGCCAGGGCAAGAACGCCGGCAAGTACGAGAACAAAGAGAGCGAG TGCGTGGAGACGCTGACCGGCCGGCAAACGGACATGCGGCTGTTCATCGCCGACGGCTGCAGAGAGGCGCTGCTGGAGGAGAAGAGACGCTTCTGCTTCCTGGTGGACAAACACTGCCTGTTTTCCTACCAGATGGCCTCGCTTCACGACAAG GCAAGAGACATCCTGATGGCGAAGCTGAGCGGCTGGCAGGACCGCTGCAACGACGCCGCCGACATGCCCGAGAGCGTCGTGACCATGATAGAGGGACTGCGCACGCCCGTCTCCATAACGCCGCTGCCCTCGCCCAGCCCCTCGCGGCACAGTTTG AACGTCTCGGCTCCGCCCGCTCCGTCTCAGAAGGCTCACGTCAGCCCGCTAGCGAACATGTTCGCTCCGGACGACGAGAGCGCCGGCCGAGCCGCAGCGAGCCGCAACGACGCAGGTAGTACTCGCGGCGAGCCGTCTTTCCTACCGCCTCACGGTGACGTGCTTCCGATTCTTCCCTCCCGCCAGAGCACGAGAGCAACGGGGCGAACAACCCGGCCAGGTCCGTGTCGGTGGCCGCGGGCCTCAACAACGTGGCGAAACGGCCGCGGGTTCGCACCGTCTTCCCTCACACGGGCGGCGACAACAACACCCTGCTCAGCTTCGACGAGGGCGACGTCATCGTCCTGCTCGTCCCGGAAGAGAAGGACGGCTGGATGTACGGCGAAATGGAGAAGAACGGAAA ACGAACCAGACCAACGGCATCTCCAGACCGACGCCCGCCTACCTGGC GGGCGGCAACCCGTTTTCCACCGTGCGACTCCGTCCGACCGTCACCGACGACCGCTCGGCCCCGGTCGTCTGATCTTCTGGCCGCACGCGCGGAAGTATCTCCGAGTACTTCGGGAGCTTTCGCGGGACCGGAAATCTTCGACGTGCGTTTGGGAACGGCCACGTCGCCACGGCGACGACGTGCACGCGAGGACCTGTGAAAAAACTCTGCGAATGTTGTTGCTCATTTTTCACATGACACTTGCGAGGATGTTTTTTgggctttgttttatttttgctgttgcCACGGAGACGAGGAGACGCTCACGGCACCTTCAGGCTGGGCCCGACTCGTATGCGTGTCGCACTAGTAGCCTTCGTATCAAggatatggaaaaaaatgcagtgttCCGTATCCTTGAATTCCAGCTTAAAGCCTGCATACTAGTAAAACAGTTCATcgtactagtagaacaactgggacttaattgtaacatttttttccactactag
- the baiap2l1b gene encoding brain-specific angiogenesis inhibitor 1-associated protein 2-like protein 1b isoform X9: MSRSAEEVNKLTESTYKNVMEQFNPGLRNLVNLGKNYEKSVAAMTLAGRLYFDAMAKIGESAVVSPVSRELGTVLIGISEVHRKVFWEWEDNFKSFHGEILTELERKTDMDVKYMTATFKRYQAEHKVKQDSVEKSQADLKRLRRKSQGKNAGKYENKESECVETLTGRQTDMRLFIADGCREALLEEKRRFCFLVDKHCLFSYQMASLHDKARDILMAKLSGWQDRCNDAADMPESVVTMIEGLRTPVSITPLPSPSPSRHSLNVSAPPAPSQKAHVSPLANMFAPDDESAGRAAASRNDAEHESNGANNPARSVSVAAGLNNVAKRPRVRTVFPHTGGDNNTLLSFDEGDVIVLLVPEEKDGWMYGEMEKNGKRTRPTASPDRRPPTWRAATRFPPCDSVRPSPTTARPRSSDLLAARAEVSPSTSGAFAGPEIFDVRLGTATSPRRRRAREDL, from the exons ATGTCGAGGAGCGCGGAGGAGGTGAACAAGCTGACTGAAAGTACATACAAG AATGTGATGGAGCAGTTCAACCCAGGTCTGAGGAACCTGGTCAACCTGGGGAAGAACTACGAGAAATCCGTGGCAG CAATGACCTTGGCAGGAAGGTTGTACTTCGATGCCATGGCGAAAATTGGCGAGAGTGCCGTGGTGTCTCCCGTGTCCAGAGAATTAG GGACGGTGCTGATTGGAATCTCGGAAGTCCACCGGAAAgttttttgggagtgggaggaCAAT TTTAAGAGCTTCCACGGGGAGATCCTAACAGAGCTGGAGAGAAAGACGGACATGGACGTGAAGTACATGACG gcCACGTTTAAAAGGTACCAGGCGGAGCACAAGGTGAAGCAGGACTCTGTGGAGAAATCGCAGGCGGACCTGAAGAGGCTGAGGAGGAAGAGCCAGGGCAAGAACGCCGGCAAGTACGAGAACAAAGAGAGCGAG TGCGTGGAGACGCTGACCGGCCGGCAAACGGACATGCGGCTGTTCATCGCCGACGGCTGCAGAGAGGCGCTGCTGGAGGAGAAGAGACGCTTCTGCTTCCTGGTGGACAAACACTGCCTGTTTTCCTACCAGATGGCCTCGCTTCACGACAAG GCAAGAGACATCCTGATGGCGAAGCTGAGCGGCTGGCAGGACCGCTGCAACGACGCCGCCGACATGCCCGAGAGCGTCGTGACCATGATAGAGGGACTGCGCACGCCCGTCTCCATAACGCCGCTGCCCTCGCCCAGCCCCTCGCGGCACAGTTTG AACGTCTCGGCTCCGCCCGCTCCGTCTCAGAAGGCTCACGTCAGCCCGCTAGCGAACATGTTCGCTCCGGACGACGAGAGCGCCGGCCGAGCCGCAGCGAGCCGCAACGACGCAG AGCACGAGAGCAACGGGGCGAACAACCCGGCCAGGTCCGTGTCGGTGGCCGCGGGCCTCAACAACGTGGCGAAACGGCCGCGGGTTCGCACCGTCTTCCCTCACACGGGCGGCGACAACAACACCCTGCTCAGCTTCGACGAGGGCGACGTCATCGTCCTGCTCGTCCCGGAAGAGAAGGACGGCTGGATGTACGGCGAAATGGAGAAGAACGGAAA ACGAACCAGACCAACGGCATCTCCAGACCGACGCCCGCCTACCTGGC GGGCGGCAACCCGTTTTCCACCGTGCGACTCCGTCCGACCGTCACCGACGACCGCTCGGCCCCGGTCGTCTGATCTTCTGGCCGCACGCGCGGAAGTATCTCCGAGTACTTCGGGAGCTTTCGCGGGACCGGAAATCTTCGACGTGCGTTTGGGAACGGCCACGTCGCCACGGCGACGACGTGCACGCGAGGACCTGTGA